In Streptomyces canus, one DNA window encodes the following:
- the rpmD gene encoding 50S ribosomal protein L30, translating to MAQLKITQTKSYIGSKQNHRDTLRSLGLKGINTQVVKEDRPEFRGMVHTVRHLVTVEEVD from the coding sequence ATGGCTCAGCTCAAGATCACGCAGACGAAGTCGTACATCGGCAGCAAGCAGAACCACCGTGACACCCTGCGCTCCCTTGGTCTCAAGGGCATCAACACGCAGGTCGTCAAGGAGGATCGTCCCGAGTTCCGCGGCATGGTGCACACCGTCCGCCACCTCGTGACGGTCGAGGAGGTCGACTGA
- the map gene encoding type I methionyl aminopeptidase, with the protein MVQIKTPEQIAKMREAGLVVAAIHAATREAAVPGATTRDLDQVARKVLAEHDAKPNFLGYGGFPATICTSVNEVVVHGIPSDEVVLKDGDIISIDCGAIIDGWHGDAAYTAFVGSGHAPELLELSRVTEESMWAGIAAMKQGNRLIDVSRAIETYIRRQPKPGGGRYGIIEDYGGHGIGTEMHMDPHLLNYVDRRRGKGPKLVTGFCLAIEPMVSLGTPRTEVLSDDWTVITTDGTWSSHWEHSVALTDEGPLVLTAPDGGRAKLAEHGVTAAPDPLA; encoded by the coding sequence ATGGTGCAGATCAAGACCCCCGAGCAGATCGCCAAGATGCGCGAGGCGGGACTGGTCGTCGCCGCCATCCACGCGGCGACCCGAGAGGCCGCGGTGCCCGGGGCCACGACCAGGGACCTCGACCAGGTCGCGCGCAAGGTGCTCGCGGAGCACGACGCGAAGCCGAACTTCCTGGGGTACGGCGGTTTCCCGGCGACGATCTGCACCTCCGTGAACGAGGTCGTCGTCCACGGCATCCCGTCCGACGAGGTCGTCCTCAAGGACGGCGACATCATCTCCATCGACTGCGGCGCGATCATCGACGGCTGGCACGGTGACGCGGCCTACACGGCCTTCGTGGGCTCGGGCCACGCCCCGGAGCTCCTCGAGCTCTCGCGGGTGACCGAGGAGTCCATGTGGGCCGGCATCGCGGCGATGAAGCAGGGCAACCGGCTCATCGACGTCTCCCGGGCCATCGAGACGTACATCCGCCGCCAGCCGAAGCCGGGCGGCGGTCGCTACGGGATCATCGAGGACTACGGCGGTCACGGCATCGGCACCGAGATGCACATGGACCCGCACCTGCTGAACTACGTCGACCGGCGCCGGGGGAAGGGGCCGAAGCTGGTCACCGGGTTCTGCCTGGCGATCGAGCCGATGGTGTCCCTGGGCACGCCGAGGACAGAGGTCCTGTCGGACGACTGGACGGTCATCACGACGGACGGCACGTGGTCGTCCCACTGGGAGCACTCGGTGGCGCTGACGGACGAGGGGCCGCTGGTTCTCACGGCTCCCGACGGGGGCAGGGCGAAGCTGGCGGAGCACGGGGTCACGGCCGCTCCCGACCCGCTCGCTTAA
- the rplO gene encoding 50S ribosomal protein L15: MAENNPLKIHNLRPAPGAKTAKTRVGRGEASKGKTAGRGTKGTKARYQVPERFEGGQMPLHMRLPKLKGFKNPFKTEFQVVNLDKLGALYPEGGEVTVEDLVAKGAVRKNSLVKVLGQGEISVALQVTVDAVSGSAKEKITAAGGTVTELV, encoded by the coding sequence ATGGCGGAGAACAACCCGCTCAAGATCCACAACCTCCGTCCCGCCCCGGGCGCCAAGACCGCCAAGACCCGTGTGGGTCGTGGTGAGGCGTCGAAGGGTAAGACGGCCGGTCGTGGTACCAAGGGTACGAAGGCCCGTTACCAGGTTCCGGAGCGCTTCGAGGGTGGGCAGATGCCCCTCCACATGCGTCTTCCGAAGCTGAAGGGCTTCAAGAACCCGTTCAAGACCGAGTTCCAGGTCGTGAACCTCGACAAGCTGGGCGCGCTGTACCCCGAGGGTGGCGAGGTCACCGTCGAGGACCTCGTGGCCAAGGGTGCCGTTCGCAAGAACAGCCTCGTCAAGGTCCTCGGCCAGGGCGAGATCTCCGTGGCGCTGCAGGTGACGGTCGACGCCGTCTCCGGCTCCGCCAAGGAAAAGATCACCGCCGCCGGTGGCACGGTCACCGAGCTCGTCTGA
- the truA gene encoding tRNA pseudouridine(38-40) synthase TruA — MSDEVQPGDVRVRLDLSYDGTEFSGWAKQAGGRRTVQGEIEDALRTVTRSKDVTYELTVAGRTDAGVHARGQVAHVDLPEGLWGEHREKLLKRLAGRLPKDVRVWSLTEAPAGFNARFAALWRRYVYRVGDRPGGVDPLLRNHVLWHDWELDVAAMDAAAKSLVGEHDFAAYAKKREGATTIREILDFGVRRRADGVVEIEVRADAFCHNQVRSMVGALLFVGDGHRGVEWPRKVLDAGVRDSAVHVVRPHGLTLEEVGYPADEELAERQRQARRVRVRGQ; from the coding sequence GTGAGCGACGAAGTACAGCCCGGTGACGTCCGTGTCCGCCTCGACCTCTCCTACGACGGAACCGAGTTCTCCGGATGGGCCAAGCAGGCCGGGGGACGGCGGACCGTGCAGGGTGAGATCGAGGACGCGCTGCGGACGGTGACGCGGTCGAAGGACGTGACGTACGAACTGACCGTGGCCGGTCGGACGGACGCCGGGGTGCACGCGCGGGGGCAGGTGGCGCACGTGGATCTGCCCGAGGGGCTGTGGGGGGAACATCGGGAGAAGCTGCTGAAGCGGCTGGCGGGGCGGTTGCCGAAGGATGTGCGGGTGTGGAGTCTCACCGAGGCGCCGGCGGGGTTCAACGCGCGCTTCGCCGCTCTGTGGCGGCGGTACGTCTACCGGGTGGGGGACCGGCCCGGTGGCGTGGATCCGCTGCTGCGCAACCATGTGCTGTGGCACGACTGGGAGTTGGACGTCGCCGCCATGGACGCCGCCGCCAAGTCCCTCGTCGGGGAGCACGACTTCGCGGCGTACGCGAAGAAGCGTGAGGGAGCGACGACGATCCGCGAGATCCTCGACTTCGGGGTGCGGCGGCGGGCGGACGGGGTCGTCGAGATCGAGGTCCGGGCCGATGCCTTCTGCCACAACCAGGTGCGGTCGATGGTGGGTGCCCTGTTGTTCGTGGGGGACGGACACCGGGGCGTGGAGTGGCCGCGCAAGGTGCTGGACGCGGGTGTCCGCGACAGCGCCGTCCATGTCGTACGGCCGCATGGGCTGACCTTGGAGGAGGTCGGGTATCCGGCGGACGAGGAGCTCGCGGAGCGGCAGCGGCAGGCGCGTCGGGTACGAGTCCGCGGGCAGTGA
- the rpsK gene encoding 30S ribosomal protein S11 has product MPPKGRQGAAKKVRRKEKKNVAHGHAHIKSTFNNTIVSITDPSGNVISWASAGHVGFKGSRKSTPFAAQMAAESAARRAQEHGMRKVDVFVKGPGSGRETAIRSLQATGLEVGSIQDVTPTPHNGCRPPKRRRV; this is encoded by the coding sequence ATGCCCCCCAAGGGTCGTCAGGGCGCTGCCAAGAAGGTGCGCCGCAAGGAAAAGAAGAACGTCGCTCACGGCCACGCGCACATCAAGAGCACGTTCAACAACACGATCGTCTCGATCACGGACCCCTCGGGCAACGTGATCTCCTGGGCCTCCGCCGGCCACGTCGGCTTCAAGGGCTCGCGCAAGTCCACCCCCTTCGCCGCGCAGATGGCCGCCGAGTCGGCCGCCCGCCGCGCGCAGGAGCACGGCATGCGCAAGGTGGACGTGTTCGTCAAGGGTCCCGGCTCCGGCCGTGAGACCGCGATCCGCTCCCTCCAGGCCACCGGCCTCGAGGTCGGCTCGATCCAGGACGTCACGCCCACTCCGCACAACGGCTGCCGTCCGCCCAAGCGCCGCCGCGTCTGA
- the rpsH gene encoding 30S ribosomal protein S8, with product MTMTDPIADMLTRLRNANSAYHDSVTMPASKIKSHIAEILQQEGFITGWKVEDAEVGKSLVLELKFGPNRERSIAGIKRISKPGLRVYAKSTSLPKVLGGLGVAIISTSHGLLTDKQAGKKGVGGEVLAYVW from the coding sequence ATGACCATGACTGATCCGATCGCAGACATGCTTACGCGTCTGCGGAACGCGAACTCGGCATACCACGACTCCGTGACGATGCCGGCGTCCAAGATCAAGTCTCACATCGCGGAGATCCTCCAGCAGGAGGGCTTCATCACGGGCTGGAAGGTCGAGGACGCCGAGGTCGGCAAGAGCCTCGTTCTCGAGCTGAAGTTCGGCCCGAACCGTGAGCGCTCCATCGCGGGCATCAAGCGGATCTCCAAGCCCGGTCTCCGGGTTTACGCGAAGTCCACCTCCCTGCCGAAGGTGCTGGGCGGCCTCGGCGTGGCGATCATCTCCACGTCGCACGGGCTCCTCACCGACAAGCAGGCCGGCAAGAAGGGCGTGGGTGGGGAAGTCCTCGCCTACGTCTGGTAG
- the secY gene encoding preprotein translocase subunit SecY gives MLTAFARAFRTPDLRKKLLFTLAIIVVYRVGTHIPIPGVDYKSVQECVDQASGNQGLFGLVNMFSGGALLQITIFALGIMPYITASIILQLLTVVIPRLEALKKEGQAGTAKITQYTRYLTVALAILQGTGLVATARSGALFSGCTVASSIVPDRAIFTTIVMVITMTAGTAVVMWLGELITDRGIGNGMSILMFISIAATFPSALWAIKKQGTLADGWIEFGTVIAVGLVMVGLVVFVEQAQRRIPVQYAKRMIGRRSYGGTSTYIPLKVNQAGVIPVIFASSLLYIPALVAQFSSGTSSWKTWIEANLTKGDHPIYISMYFLLIVFFAFFYVAISFNPEEVADNMKKYGGFIPGIRAGRPTAEYLSYVLNRITWPGSLYLGLIALVPTMALVGFGASQNFPFGGTSILIIVGVGLETVKQIESQLQQRNYEGFLR, from the coding sequence GTGCTCACCGCGTTCGCCCGGGCGTTCAGGACGCCCGACCTGCGCAAGAAGCTGCTCTTCACGCTCGCCATCATCGTGGTGTACCGCGTGGGTACCCACATCCCGATCCCTGGCGTGGACTACAAGTCCGTCCAGGAGTGTGTGGACCAGGCGTCCGGCAACCAGGGACTCTTCGGTCTGGTCAACATGTTCAGCGGTGGCGCGCTGCTGCAGATCACGATCTTCGCGCTCGGCATCATGCCGTACATCACGGCGAGCATCATTCTGCAGCTGCTGACCGTGGTGATCCCACGCCTGGAAGCCCTGAAGAAGGAGGGCCAGGCCGGTACGGCGAAGATCACGCAGTACACCCGTTATCTCACGGTGGCGCTCGCCATCCTGCAGGGCACGGGCCTGGTGGCCACCGCGCGCAGCGGCGCTCTCTTCTCCGGCTGCACCGTCGCGTCGAGCATCGTCCCGGACCGCGCGATCTTCACCACGATCGTCATGGTCATCACGATGACCGCCGGTACGGCCGTCGTCATGTGGCTCGGTGAGCTCATCACCGACCGCGGCATCGGCAACGGCATGTCGATCCTGATGTTCATCTCGATCGCCGCCACCTTCCCGTCCGCCCTGTGGGCCATCAAGAAGCAGGGCACCCTGGCCGACGGCTGGATCGAGTTCGGCACCGTCATCGCGGTCGGCCTGGTCATGGTCGGCCTGGTGGTCTTCGTCGAGCAGGCCCAGCGCCGTATCCCGGTGCAGTACGCGAAGCGCATGATCGGCCGTCGTTCCTACGGCGGTACGTCGACGTACATCCCGCTGAAGGTCAACCAGGCCGGTGTGATCCCGGTCATCTTCGCGTCGTCGCTGCTGTACATCCCGGCGCTGGTGGCGCAGTTCTCGAGTGGTACGTCGAGCTGGAAGACCTGGATCGAGGCCAACCTCACCAAGGGCGACCACCCGATTTACATCAGCATGTACTTCTTGCTCATCGTTTTCTTCGCGTTCTTCTACGTGGCGATCTCCTTCAACCCCGAGGAAGTCGCCGACAACATGAAGAAGTATGGTGGCTTCATCCCGGGCATCCGGGCTGGCCGACCGACCGCTGAGTACCTGTCGTACGTACTCAACCGGATCACCTGGCCGGGTTCGCTGTACTTGGGTCTGATCGCACTCGTACCGACGATGGCGTTGGTTGGCTTCGGGGCAAGCCAGAACTTCCCGTTCGGTGGGACAAGCATCCTGATCATCGTGGGTGTGGGTCTCGAGACGGTGAAGCAGATCGAGAGCCAGCTCCAGCAGCGCAATTACGAAGGGTTCCTCCGCTGA
- the rplF gene encoding 50S ribosomal protein L6, with product MSRIGKLPITVPAGVDVTIDGRTVSVKGPKGSLSHTVAAPIDIAKGEDGVLNVTRPNDERQNKALHGLSRTLVANMITGVTQGYVKKLEISGVGYRVQAKGSNLEFALGYSHPITVEAPEGITFKVEAPTRFSVEGIDKQKVGEVAANIRKLRKPDPYKAKGVKYEGEVIRRKVGKAGK from the coding sequence ATGTCGCGTATTGGCAAGCTCCCCATCACGGTTCCCGCCGGCGTGGACGTCACCATCGACGGCCGTACGGTCTCGGTCAAGGGCCCCAAGGGTTCCTTGAGCCACACCGTCGCTGCGCCGATCGACATCGCCAAGGGTGAGGACGGCGTTCTCAACGTCACCCGCCCCAACGACGAGCGTCAGAACAAGGCCCTGCACGGCCTGTCCCGCACGCTGGTGGCGAACATGATCACCGGCGTGACCCAGGGTTACGTGAAGAAGCTCGAGATCAGCGGTGTCGGTTACCGCGTACAGGCCAAGGGATCGAACCTCGAGTTCGCTCTCGGCTACAGCCACCCGATCACCGTCGAGGCCCCCGAGGGCATCACCTTCAAGGTGGAGGCCCCCACCCGGTTCTCGGTCGAGGGCATCGACAAGCAGAAGGTCGGCGAGGTTGCGGCCAACATCCGCAAGCTGCGCAAGCCCGACCCGTACAAGGCCAAGGGCGTCAAGTACGAGGGCGAAGTCATCCGCCGCAAGGTCGGAAAGGCGGGTAAGTAA
- the rpmJ gene encoding 50S ribosomal protein L36, with product MKVKPSVKKICDKCRVIRRHGRVMVICENPRHKQRQG from the coding sequence ATGAAGGTCAAGCCGAGCGTCAAGAAGATCTGCGACAAGTGCAGGGTGATCCGCCGTCACGGTCGGGTCATGGTCATTTGCGAGAACCCGCGCCACAAGCAGCGCCAGGGCTGA
- a CDS encoding adenylate kinase — protein sequence MRIVLVGPPGAGKGTQAAFLAQNLSIPHISTGDLFRANISRQTDLGKLAKSYMDAGNLVPDEVTIGMAKDRMEQPDAENGFLLDGFPRNVSQAESLDEMLQHEGMKLDAVLDLEVPEEEVVKRIAGRRICRNDSAHVFHVSYKAPKQNGVCDVCGGELYQRDDDSEETVRKRLEVYHTQTEPIIDYYKAQGLVVTISALGKVEDVTGRAMEALQHEGDAA from the coding sequence ATGCGTATCGTCCTCGTCGGGCCGCCGGGCGCCGGTAAGGGAACGCAGGCCGCGTTCCTCGCCCAGAACCTGTCGATCCCGCACATCTCCACGGGCGACCTGTTCCGCGCCAACATCAGCCGGCAGACGGACCTCGGCAAACTCGCGAAGTCCTACATGGACGCGGGCAACCTGGTTCCGGACGAGGTCACCATCGGGATGGCCAAGGACCGCATGGAGCAGCCGGACGCCGAGAACGGCTTCCTGCTGGACGGCTTCCCGCGGAACGTCTCGCAGGCCGAGTCGCTCGACGAGATGCTGCAGCACGAGGGCATGAAGCTGGACGCGGTGCTGGACCTCGAGGTACCCGAGGAGGAGGTCGTCAAGCGCATCGCCGGCCGCCGCATCTGCCGCAACGACTCGGCGCACGTCTTCCACGTCTCGTACAAGGCGCCGAAGCAGAACGGTGTCTGTGACGTCTGCGGCGGCGAGCTGTACCAGCGCGACGACGACTCCGAGGAGACGGTCCGCAAGCGCCTGGAGGTCTACCACACCCAGACCGAGCCGATCATCGACTACTACAAGGCCCAGGGCCTGGTGGTCACGATCTCGGCGCTCGGCAAGGTGGAGGACGTCACCGGCCGCGCCATGGAGGCGCTCCAGCACGAGGGCGACGCCGCATAG
- a CDS encoding DNA-directed RNA polymerase subunit alpha, with protein MLIAQRPSLTEEVVDEFRSRFVIEPLEPGFGYTLGNSLRRTLLSSIPGAAVTSIRIDGVLHEFTTVPGVKEDVTDLILNIKQLVVSSEHDEPVVMYLRKQGPGLVTAADIAPPAGVEVHNPDLVLATLNGKGKLEMELTVERGRGYVSAVQNKQVGQEIGRIPVDSIYSPVLKVTYKVEATRVEQRTDFDKLIVDVETKQAMRPRDAMASAGKTLVELFGLARELNIDAEGIDMGPSPTDAALAADLALPIEELELTVRSYNCLKREGIHSVGELVARSEADLLDIRNFGAKSIDEVKAKLAGMGLALKDSPPGFDPTAAADAFGADDDADAGFVETEQY; from the coding sequence ATGCTGATCGCTCAGCGTCCGTCACTGACCGAAGAGGTCGTCGACGAATTCCGCTCCCGGTTCGTGATCGAGCCGCTGGAGCCGGGCTTCGGCTACACCCTCGGCAACTCCCTCCGCCGCACCCTCCTCTCGTCGATCCCCGGCGCTGCTGTCACCAGCATCCGCATCGACGGCGTTCTGCACGAGTTCACCACCGTGCCGGGCGTCAAGGAGGACGTCACCGACCTGATCCTCAACATCAAGCAGCTGGTCGTCTCCTCGGAGCACGACGAGCCGGTCGTGATGTACCTGCGCAAGCAGGGCCCGGGTCTGGTCACCGCCGCCGACATCGCGCCCCCGGCCGGTGTCGAGGTGCACAACCCCGACCTGGTCCTCGCCACGCTCAACGGCAAGGGCAAGCTGGAGATGGAGCTCACGGTCGAGCGTGGCCGCGGTTACGTCTCCGCCGTGCAGAACAAGCAGGTGGGCCAGGAGATCGGCCGTATCCCGGTCGACTCCATCTACAGCCCCGTGCTGAAGGTCACGTACAAGGTCGAGGCGACCCGTGTCGAGCAGCGCACCGACTTCGACAAGCTGATCGTCGACGTCGAGACCAAGCAGGCGATGCGTCCCCGTGACGCCATGGCCTCCGCCGGTAAGACCCTGGTCGAGCTGTTCGGTCTCGCCCGCGAGCTGAACATCGACGCCGAGGGCATCGACATGGGCCCGTCCCCCACGGACGCCGCCCTTGCCGCTGATCTCGCCCTGCCGATCGAGGAGCTCGAGCTCACCGTTCGGTCGTACAACTGCCTCAAGCGTGAGGGCATCCACTCCGTGGGTGAGCTCGTCGCCCGCTCCGAGGCCGACCTCCTGGACATCCGCAACTTCGGTGCGAAGTCCATCGACGAGGTCAAGGCGAAGCTGGCCGGCATGGGCCTGGCCCTGAAGGACAGCCCGCCCGGATTCGACCCGACCGCCGCCGCGGATGCCTTCGGCGCGGACGACGATGCAGACGCCGGGTTCGTCGAGACCGAGCAGTACTAA
- the rpsE gene encoding 30S ribosomal protein S5, which produces MAGPQRRGSGAGGGERRDRKGRDGGAAAAEKTAYVERVVAINRVAKVVKGGRRFSFTALVVVGDGDGTVGVGYGKAKEVPAAIAKGVEEAKKHFFKVPRIQGTIPHPITGEKAAGVVLLKPASPGTGVIAGGPVRAVLECAGVHDILSKSLGSSNAINIVHATVEALKGLQRPEEIAARRGLPLEDVAPAALLRARAGAGAA; this is translated from the coding sequence ATGGCTGGACCCCAGCGCCGTGGAAGCGGTGCCGGTGGCGGCGAGCGGCGGGACCGGAAGGGCCGTGACGGCGGCGCTGCTGCCGCCGAGAAGACCGCGTACGTTGAGCGCGTTGTCGCGATCAACCGCGTCGCCAAGGTTGTGAAGGGTGGTCGTCGCTTCAGCTTCACTGCGCTCGTCGTAGTGGGCGACGGTGACGGCACCGTGGGTGTCGGTTACGGCAAGGCCAAGGAGGTGCCGGCCGCCATCGCCAAGGGTGTTGAGGAGGCCAAGAAGCACTTCTTCAAGGTCCCCCGTATCCAGGGCACCATCCCGCACCCGATCACGGGTGAGAAGGCGGCGGGCGTCGTCCTGCTCAAGCCGGCGTCCCCCGGTACCGGCGTTATCGCCGGTGGCCCGGTGCGTGCCGTGCTCGAGTGCGCCGGCGTTCACGACATCCTGTCGAAGTCGCTCGGCTCGTCGAACGCGATCAACATCGTGCACGCGACCGTGGAGGCCCTCAAGGGCCTGCAGCGTCCCGAGGAGATCGCGGCCCGCCGTGGTCTGCCGCTCGAGGACGTCGCTCCCGCGGCTCTGCTGCGTGCGCGTGCCGGGGCTGGTGCTGCGTAA
- the rplR gene encoding 50S ribosomal protein L18 — MAYGQKILKGDAYKRAAIKRRHIRIRKHISGTAERPRLVVTRSNRHIVAQVIDDIKGHTLASASTLDTTIRGNEGDKSAQAKSVGALVAERAKAAGVEAVVFDRGGNQYAGRIAALADAAREAGLKF, encoded by the coding sequence ATGGCATACGGACAGAAGATCCTCAAGGGCGACGCTTACAAGCGTGCCGCGATCAAGCGTCGCCACATCCGGATCCGTAAGCACATCTCGGGTACGGCTGAGCGTCCGCGCCTGGTCGTGACGCGCTCCAACCGCCACATCGTGGCCCAGGTCATCGACGACATCAAGGGTCACACCCTGGCGTCGGCGTCGACCCTGGACACCACGATCCGCGGCAACGAGGGCGACAAGTCCGCGCAGGCCAAGTCGGTCGGCGCCCTGGTTGCCGAGCGCGCCAAGGCCGCCGGTGTCGAGGCTGTCGTATTCGACCGTGGTGGCAACCAGTACGCCGGGCGCATCGCCGCCCTGGCGGACGCCGCCCGCGAAGCCGGGCTCAAGTTCTGA
- the rplQ gene encoding 50S ribosomal protein L17 encodes MPKPTKGARLGGSAAHEKLLLANLAKSLFEHGRITTTEAKARKLRPYAERLITKGKKGDLHNRRQVLQVITDKSVVHTLFTEIGPRYENRPGGYTRITKIGNRRGDNAPMAVIELVEALTVAQAATGEAEAATKRAAKDAEAAPAAEETKVDTTKADEAEDAAEAPAEESKDA; translated from the coding sequence ATGCCGAAGCCCACCAAGGGTGCCCGTCTGGGCGGCAGCGCCGCGCACGAGAAGCTGCTCCTCGCGAACCTCGCGAAGAGCCTCTTCGAGCACGGCCGTATCACCACCACCGAGGCGAAGGCGCGCAAGCTGCGTCCGTACGCCGAGCGTCTGATCACCAAGGGCAAGAAGGGCGACCTTCACAACCGCCGTCAGGTGCTTCAGGTGATCACGGACAAGAGCGTCGTCCACACGCTCTTCACCGAGATCGGCCCGCGCTACGAGAACCGCCCCGGTGGCTACACCCGCATCACCAAGATCGGTAACCGTCGTGGCGACAACGCGCCCATGGCTGTCATCGAGCTGGTCGAGGCGCTGACGGTCGCGCAGGCTGCGACCGGTGAGGCCGAGGCCGCCACCAAGCGTGCCGCGAAGGACGCCGAGGCCGCTCCGGCTGCCGAGGAGACCAAGGTCGACACGACCAAGGCCGACGAGGCCGAGGACGCCGCCGAGGCTCCGGCCGAGGAGTCCAAGGACGCCTGA
- the rpsM gene encoding 30S ribosomal protein S13 yields the protein MARVSGVDIPREKRVEVALTYVFGIGRTLSQLTLAETGIDPNTRVRDLSEEQLVAIREYVDNNIKTEGDLRREIQADIRRKVEIGCYQGLRHRRGLPVRGQRTSTNARTRKGPRRAIAGKKKPGKK from the coding sequence ATGGCACGCGTTTCCGGTGTTGACATCCCGCGCGAAAAGCGCGTGGAGGTCGCCCTGACCTACGTGTTCGGTATCGGCCGCACGCTGTCCCAGCTCACGCTGGCCGAGACCGGCATCGACCCGAACACCCGCGTTCGCGACCTCTCCGAGGAGCAGCTCGTCGCGATTCGTGAGTACGTCGACAACAACATCAAGACCGAGGGTGACCTCCGTCGCGAGATCCAGGCCGACATCCGCCGCAAGGTCGAGATCGGCTGCTACCAGGGTCTGCGGCACCGCCGTGGTCTGCCCGTCCGTGGTCAGCGCACCAGCACGAACGCTCGTACCCGCAAGGGCCCGCGTCGCGCCATCGCCGGCAAGAAGAAGCCGGGCAAGAAGTAG
- the infA gene encoding translation initiation factor IF-1, with protein MAKKQGAIEIEGTVVESLPNAMFKVELQNGHQVLAHISGKMRMHYIRILPDDRVVVELSPYDLTRGRIVYRYK; from the coding sequence GTGGCCAAGAAGCAAGGTGCCATCGAGATCGAGGGCACTGTCGTCGAGTCTCTTCCGAACGCCATGTTCAAGGTCGAGCTCCAGAACGGCCACCAGGTCCTGGCTCACATCAGCGGAAAGATGCGTATGCACTACATCCGTATCCTCCCTGACGACCGGGTCGTGGTGGAGCTGTCTCCGTACGACCTGACGCGTGGCCGGATCGTCTACCGGTACAAGTAG